CCGCAGGGCCTGCTCGTCCCGGTGATCAAGAAGGCGCAGGAGCTCAACCTGGCCGAGATCGCCAAGGCCATCGCGGACCTGGCCGACCGCGCACGCAACAAGAAGCTGCGCCCGGACGACATCGCCGGCGCAACCTTCACGGTCACCAACATCGGCTCCGAGGGCGCTCTGCTGGACACCCCGATCCTCACCCCGCCGCAGGCCGGTATCCTTGGCACGGCCGCGATTGAGAAGCGCCCCGTCATCGTCACCGAGGACGGCATCGACTCCATCGCGATCCGCCAGATGTGCTACCTGCCGTTCACCTACGACCACCAGCTGGTCGACGGCGCGGACGCAGGACGCTTCGTGTCCACCATCAAGGACCGCATCGAGGCAGGCGACTTCGAATCGGACCTCGACCTGTAGGCGATTTCCCCGCCTCATGAGGTGACCCGGCAGCAAACGCTGCCGGGTCACCTTTTTTGCGCCGCGATGTCCGGCGGGCCGATACACTGGAATGTGAATCCACCCCCGCGACGCAAGGAGTACGTCTTGGATTACATTTCCCGACACATCGGCCCCGACGCCGACGAGCAACAGGAGATGCTCTCGACTCTGGGATACGACAGTCTGGAGGCGCTGGTCGATGCTGCAATGCCTCCCGGGATCAAGGCCACGAAGCCGATCTCGCTGCCGGCCCCGCTCAGCGAGGCCGAGGCACAGAACCGTCTGCGTGAGCTGGCGGGCAAGAACACCGTCCTCAAGGCCTTCTACGGCCAGGGCTTCTCCTCCACACTCACCCCGCCCGTCATCCGCCGCGGTGTCGTCGAGGACGCCGGCTGGTACACCGCGTACACCCCGTACCAGCCCGAGATCTCCCAGGGCCGCCTCGAGGCGCTGCTCAACTTCCAGACCATGGTCCAGGACCTGACGGGGCTTGACGTGGCCAACGCCTCGCTTCTCGACGAAGCCTCCGCCACCGCCGAGGCCGTCGGCCTCATGTCGCGCGCCGTGCGCAAGGGCCGCCGCGTGCTTCTCGACGCCCGACTCCACCCCCAGGTCATTGCCGTCGCGGCGGAGCGCGCCCGCGCCATCGACCTCGAGGTCGAGGTGGTCAACCTCGCCGACGGCGTCGTCGGCGAGGACCTCGTCGGCGCCGTGCTGGCGTACCCGGGCACCGAGGGCGACATCACTGACCCGCGCCCCGTCATCGAGGCCATCCACGAGCGCGGCGGCCTGGTCGCCGTCGACTCCGACATCCTCGCGCTGACTCTCCTCGAGGCGCCCGGCGCCCTCGGCGCCGACATCGCGGTGGGCACCACCCAGCGCTTCGGCGTACCGCTGTTCTACGGCGGCCCGCACGCCGCCTACATGGCGGTGGCCGACAAGCTCAAGCGCCAGCTGCCGGGCCGCCTCGTCGGCGTCTCCGTCGATGCAGAGGGCTACCCCGCCTACAGGCTGGCGCTGCAGACTCGCGAGCAGCACATCCGCCGCGAGCGCGCGACCTCCAACATCTGCACCGCCCAGGCGCTTCTCGCGGTCACCGCCTCTATGTACGCCGTCTACCACGGCCCCGAAGGGCTGAAGGAGATCGCCCGCGCCGTCCACGACCGCGCGAGCCGCTTCGCGGACGCGGTCTCCGAGGGCACCGTCGTCCACGACAAGTTCTTCGACACAGTCACCGTCGAGGTCCCGGACCGCGCCACCGAGATCAAGAACTCCCTCGCTGAGCAGGGATACCTCGTGCGCTCCATCGGCTCCGACAAGGTCGTGGTGAGCTTCGGCGAGGACACCTCGGACGAGGACCTCGAGGTGCTCGCCCGCGCCTTCGGCGGCGAGGTCTCCTCCGAGGCCTCCGCACGACTGCCCGAGGCGCTCGTCCGCGAGACGGAGTTCCTCACCCACGAGGTGTTCAACACCATCCACTCCGAAACCCAAATGATGCGCTACATCCGCGAGCTGGGCGACAAGGACCTCGCGCTGGACCGCACCATGATCCCGCTGGGGTCGTGCACGATGAAGCTCAACCCCACCGCGGGCCTCGAGGCCATCACGTGGCCGGGCTTTGCCAACGTGCACCCGTTCACCCCGGACGAGTACGCGGAGGGCTGGCTCGAGCTCATCGGCGAGCTCACCGACTGGCTCGTCGAGCTCACCGGCTACGCCGCCGTGTCCGTCCAGCCCAACTCCGGCGCCACGGGCGAGCTCGCCGGGCTGCTGGCGATCCGCCGCTACCACGTCGCCAACGGCGACAACGAGCGCGACATCTGCCTCATCCCCGCCTCCGCGCACGGCACCAACGCGGCGTCCGCGACGCTGGCCAACCTCCGCGTCGCCGTGGTCAAGACCGCGCCCGACGGCTCCATCGACATCGAGGACCTCGACGCGAAGCTGGAGAAGCACGGCGACCACGTCGCGGCGATCATGCTCACCTACCCCTCCACGCACGGCGTGTACGAGGACACCGTGCAGACGGTTGCGGACAAGGTGCACGCCGCCGGCGGGCAGGTCTACATCGACGGCGCAAACATGAACGCGCTGGCCGGCATCGCCCGCCCGGGTGATTTCGGTGGCGACGTCAGCCACCTGAACCTGCACAAGACGTTCACCATCCCCCACGGCGGCGGTGGCCCGGGCGTCGGCCCGATCGGCGTCGCCGAGCACCTCGTGCCCTTCCTGCCCGCGGACCCGCAGGTCTCTCGCGAGGAGGCCGGGGCGGAGATCCCGACGGGCGAGGGCGTTCCCATTTCCTCGACAACCTACGGCTCCGCCGGTGTACTGCCGATCTCCTGGTCCTACCTCGCGATGAGCGGTGCGGAGGGCCAAAAGAGCGCCACCGAACACGCCGTGCTCAGCGCGAACTACCTCGCCC
This is a stretch of genomic DNA from Corynebacterium auris. It encodes these proteins:
- the gcvP gene encoding aminomethyl-transferring glycine dehydrogenase, giving the protein MDYISRHIGPDADEQQEMLSTLGYDSLEALVDAAMPPGIKATKPISLPAPLSEAEAQNRLRELAGKNTVLKAFYGQGFSSTLTPPVIRRGVVEDAGWYTAYTPYQPEISQGRLEALLNFQTMVQDLTGLDVANASLLDEASATAEAVGLMSRAVRKGRRVLLDARLHPQVIAVAAERARAIDLEVEVVNLADGVVGEDLVGAVLAYPGTEGDITDPRPVIEAIHERGGLVAVDSDILALTLLEAPGALGADIAVGTTQRFGVPLFYGGPHAAYMAVADKLKRQLPGRLVGVSVDAEGYPAYRLALQTREQHIRRERATSNICTAQALLAVTASMYAVYHGPEGLKEIARAVHDRASRFADAVSEGTVVHDKFFDTVTVEVPDRATEIKNSLAEQGYLVRSIGSDKVVVSFGEDTSDEDLEVLARAFGGEVSSEASARLPEALVRETEFLTHEVFNTIHSETQMMRYIRELGDKDLALDRTMIPLGSCTMKLNPTAGLEAITWPGFANVHPFTPDEYAEGWLELIGELTDWLVELTGYAAVSVQPNSGATGELAGLLAIRRYHVANGDNERDICLIPASAHGTNAASATLANLRVAVVKTAPDGSIDIEDLDAKLEKHGDHVAAIMLTYPSTHGVYEDTVQTVADKVHAAGGQVYIDGANMNALAGIARPGDFGGDVSHLNLHKTFTIPHGGGGPGVGPIGVAEHLVPFLPADPQVSREEAGAEIPTGEGVPISSTTYGSAGVLPISWSYLAMSGAEGQKSATEHAVLSANYLAHELRDSFPVLYTGDNGLVGHECILDLNGIAKESGVTATDVAKRLVDYGFHAPTLAFPVAGTLMVEPTESEDLAELKRFVEAMRAIHAEAQEIIDGKIEYEKSVVHNAPYTALSVSRSEWPYEFSREQAAYPVEGLIHRKYFPPVRRIDEAYGDRNLVCSCPPPEAFDIEPEPVEEVDVTVSEENKK